A genomic stretch from Arachis stenosperma cultivar V10309 chromosome 3, arast.V10309.gnm1.PFL2, whole genome shotgun sequence includes:
- the LOC130969373 gene encoding mannosyl-oligosaccharide glucosidase GCS1 translates to MTGSGRRTTRSRARSSADPDGGDDDASLREAKLKLKRRRERSKYGSTIPLFNNPNLKVVLLITVVAFFVILFLIFHLVNSTAEPELPRAVTPLPAPKIMDLPQFQGEHRESLYWGTYRPHLYLGIRARTSQSLMAGLMWIGVKDGRYHLRHVCKDEDDLGTYGWTKHDGREFGHQLLADHGMTLATEFLKSKVGGSGYGGDWAVRISVHINKSEWNEEFGKGAQLFFYLADEGGNVLDLSREKLNIHEDSLLASGSRLDIGNWQLHLKSTDDLELHYSGFRTPHFHNLSDLVEENLASQIRNHARLQLSDSSVDSPNVLVFQIIGGFPFTTDIALLSGTGSESSRVDERVSQLTGTSLTSQLNDKKQAFDKKFEDVFSLAEKVDSESISVGKAAVGNLLGGIGYFYGQSVIAIPRTLNLEEHVKYVSYWPAELYTAVPGRSSFPRGFLWDEGFHQLLIWRWDIHISLDIIGHWLDLMNVDGWIPREQILGAEARSRVPEEFVPQHPTNGNPPTLFLALNDIVNGLKTNKFNAKDRSDISLFLERAFVRLEAWFQWFNTTQSGNQMGSYYWHGRDNKTIRELNPKTLSSGLDDYPRASHPSEDERHLDLRCWMSLAADCMHSIEELLDKETKPSKNYGSTAKLLSDLELINQMHFDVAYGAYFDFGNHTEKVQLKWKEVAVGHNQAARELVREVLERPKLRFVPHIGYVSLFPLMTRIIPSGSWILEKQLELISNRSLLWTDYGLRSLAKTSSMYMKRNTEHDAPYWRGTIWINMNYRILSALHHYSKENGPYQDRAKAIYEELRSNLIRNIVRNYRQSGYLWEQYDQVKGKGKGVHPFTGWTSLVTLIMAEAYEKI, encoded by the exons ATGACCGGAAGCGGAAGAAGAACCACTCGGAGCAGAGCCAGATCCTCCGCCGATCCTGACGGCGGAGACGACGATGCCTCACTCCGGGAAGCGAAGTTGAAGCTGAAGCGTCGGAGAGAGAGGAGCAAGTACGGAAGCACCATTCCGCTATTCAACAATCCGAACCTGAAGGTGGTGCTCCTTATCACCGTGGTGGCATTCTTCGTAATCTTGTTTCTGATCTTTCACCTTGTCAATTCCACCGCCGAACCCGAGCTCCCTCGCGCCGTAACGCCGCTTCCTGCCCCCAAGATTATGGACCTTCCTCAG TTTCAAGGTGAACACAGGGAGAGTTTGTATTGGGGAACTTATCGTCCCCATCTTTATCTTGGAATTCGTGCCAG GACTTCACAGTCTTTGATGGCTGGATTGATGTGGATTGGTGTGAAGGATGGAAGGTATCACTTGCGACATGTCTGCAAAGATGAGGATGATCTTGGCACTTATGGTTGGACAAAGCATGATGGCCGTGAATTCGGGCATCAGTTGCTGGCAGATCATGGCATGACTTTGGCTACtgagtttttaaaatcaaaggTGGGTGGCAGTGGTTACGGAGGGGATTGGGCAGTTCGAATTAGTGTGCACATCAATAA GTCTGAGTGGAACGAGGAGTTTGGGAAAGGTGCCCAGCTTTTTTTCTATTTGGCTGATGAAGGTGGTAATGTTCTGGATCTAAGTAGAGAAAAGTTGAACATTCATGAGGATTCTTTGCTTGCATCTGGCTCTCGACTGGATATTGGAAATTGGCAGCTGCATTTAAAATCAACG gATGATTTAGAGCTGCATTATTCTGGATTTCGCACCCCTCACTTTCATAATTTATCTGATCTTGTTGAGGAAAATCTTGCATCACAA ATAAGAAACCATGCTCGATTACAGCTGTCTGACTCATCAGTTGATTCTCCAAATGTGTTAGTTTTTCAG ATTATCGGTGGATTTCCTTTCACAACAGATATTGCACTTCTTTCTGGAACTGGTTCGGAAAGCTCAAGAGTAGACGAGCGTGTTAGTCAGTTAACAG GCACCTCATTGACCAGTCAACTGAATGATAAGAAACAAGCATTTGACAAAAAGTTTGAAGATGTTTTCAGTTTGGCTGAGAAG GTGGATTCAGAATCCATATCTGTTGGTAAGGCTGCTGTAGGGAACTTGTTAGGTGGCATTGGTTACTTTTATGGGCAGTCAGTAATTGCAATTCCAAGAACCCTCAAT CTTGAAGAGCATGTTAAGTATGTATCATATTGGCCTGCTGAGCTTTATACAGCTGTACCAGGTCGATCTTCCTTTCCAAGAGGATTTTTATGGGATGAAGGCTTTCATCAACTTCTAATCTG GCGTTGGGATATTCATATTTCGTTGGATATCATTGGACACTGGTTAGATTTGATGAATGTTGATGGATGGATACCTCGTGAACAAATTCTGGGAGCCGAAGCGCGAAG TCGGGTCCCAGAGGAATTTGTTCCGCAGCATCCAACAAATGGAAATCCTCCAACTCTGTTTTTAGCATTGAATG ATATAGTTAACGGATTGAAGACCAACAAGTTTAATGCAAAGGATAGAAGTGATATATCTCTGTTCCTAGAGCGTGCCTTTGTTAGATTGGAAGCATGGTTCCAATGGTTTAATACAACTCAGTCAG GGAATCAGATGGGCAGCTACTACTGGCATGGACGGGACAATAAAACAATACGAGAATTGAATCCCAAG ACACTGTCCTCAGGATTGGATGATTATCCACGTGCTTCCCACCCAAGTGAAGATGAGCGCCACTTGGATCTTAGGTGTTGGATGTCACTTGCAGCAGATTGCATGCATTCCATTGAAGAGCTGTTAGATAAGGAAACCAAACCTAGTAAG AATTATGGTTCTACAGCTAAGTTGCTATCAGATCTTGAGTTAATAAACCAG ATGCATTTTGATGTTGCATATGGTGCGTACTTTGATTTTGGAAATCATACAGAGAAG GTTCAACTTAAATGGAAAGAAGTGGCGGTTGGACATAATCAAGCTGCACGCGAGCTTGTCCGGGAAGTTTTGGAGAGACCCAAGTTGAGATTTGTTCCCCACATTGGTTATGTGAGTTTATTCCCGCTCATGACAAGGATCATTCCATCA GGATCATGGATTCTGGAAAAGCAGCTTGAACTCATTTCAAATCGAAGCCTCTTGTGGACTGACTATGGACTACGTTCTCTTGCCAAAACAAG TTCCATGTACATGAAACGCAACACAGAGCATGATGCTCCATATTGGAGAGGTACAATTTGGATAAACATGAATTACAGAATTCTTTCAGCACTCCACCATTACTCGAAAG AGAATGGCCCTTATCAGGACAGAGCTAAAGCTATCTACGAAGAATTGAGAAGCAATTTAATTAG AAATATAGTACGCAATTATCGACAGAGTGGATATCTGTGGGAACAGTATGATCAGGTTAAGGGTAAGGGAAAAGGGGTACACCCATTTACGGGTTGGACATCACTTGTGACATTAATCATGGCAGAAGCTTATGAAAAGATTTAG
- the LOC130969428 gene encoding nuclear pore complex protein NUP54: MFGASSPAFGTPNSTPAFGAPSSTPAFGTPSSAPVFGTPSSAPVFGTPSSTPAFGTPSTPSFATGFGSSLFSTPFSSQPQQQTPSLFQQPASTGFGFQSNFGAPQPQTPAQPTPFPNAQLTTQMANVAPVPFSLADRDIQTIVDSYKDEPTNLKYAFKHLLFSVTDPQFRVKPAGVSDIMWAEAMGKLEGMESADRERLWPQLVQGFKDLSQRLKIQDEVIVSDAERLRITQSNVKMLQRHFQAETLPRTQRMKQKEQILQRRLLRVMRIVEALEGKGCRIPLTKGEAELAEKLATITRQLRGSGADLSRRVQNLLTVSRVQANSMGFGGSVYLPGSAKIHDQSLADLQEVLQQQTEAIGRLGSVLKRDIRDMEIMMAEDTATENGNSF; encoded by the exons ATGTTCGGGGCTTCTTCTCCTGCATTCGGCACCCCAAATTCAACACCTGCATTCGGTGCACCTTCCTCAACCCCAGCGTTCGGAACTCCTTCTTCTGCCCCAGTCTTCGGTACCCCTTCTTCTGCCCCAGTCTTCGGTACCCCGTCTTCAACCCCTGCGTTTGGAACTCCTTCCACGCCTTCATTCGCTACCGGATTCGGCTCTTCGCTATTCTCAACCCCTTTTTCCTCTCAACCACAGCAGCAGACACCTTCGCTGTTTCAGCAACCGGCTTCCACTGGGTTCGGTTTTCAGTCCAATTTTGGAGCACCGCAGCCACAAACACCGGCACAGCCTACACCATTTCCGAATGCTCAGTTGACTACCCAGATGGCCAATGTGGCTCCTGTTCCCTTCTCTCTCGCCGATCGGGATATTCAA ACAATCGTTGATTCTTACAAGGATGAACCTACAAATCTTAAGTATGCTTTTAAG CATTTGTTGTTCAGTGTAACGGATCCACAGTTTAGGGTTAAGCCTGCTGGTGTTTCAGAC ATCATGTGGGCTGAGGCTATGGGGAAGCTTGAGGGAATGGAAAGTGCTGATAGAGAACGCCTGTGGCCCCAACTTGTTCAGGGTTTTAAGGATCTTTCACAACGCCTTAAG ATCCAAGATGAAGTCATTGTTTCAGACGCAGAGAGATTACGTATAACCCAAAGCAACGTTAAAATG CTCCAAAGACATTTTCAAGCTGAGACTCTTCCTCGGACTCAAAGAATGAAACAGAAGGAACAAATTCTCCAGCGGCGCCTTTTAAGA GTCATGAGAATAGTGGAGGCATTGGAGGGGAAAGGCTGTCGCATCCCCCTGACAAAAGGAGAAGCTGAACTCGCTGAGAAATTAGCCACAATTACCCGGCAG CTGAGAGGATCTGGAGCTGATCTGTCTAGAAGGGTACAAAACCTTCTAACAGTATCTCGTGTTCAGGCAAACTCGATGGGATTTGGTGGCTCTGTTTATCTTCCAGGATCAGCCAAGATTCATGATCAAAGTCTTGCTGACCTGCAGGAG GTTTTGCAGCAGCAGACGGAGGCCATAGGAAGACTTGGCAGTGTTCTGAAGCGAGATATAAGGGATATGGAAATTATGATGGCTGAGGATACAGCAACTGAAAATGGGAATTCATTCTGA
- the LOC130969166 gene encoding F-box/kelch-repeat protein At1g67480: protein MVILYLNVLMIISKMPGCIAGKKWFTEPNICFSNLPNKENQTLSKSKHSVLSELSDKDDDSSILPRLPDDVSKYCLALVPHSDLPAMAGVCKRWRCFIQSKEFIMVRKLAGLVEEWLFLLTADKEGKGSHWEVMDCEGQNRRSLPPMPGPTKAGFGVVVVNGKLLVMAGYSVIDGTATASAEVYQYNSCVNSWSRLSNMNVARYDFACAEVNGLVYAVGGNGVDGDSLSSVEVYDSETDKWTLIESLRRPRRGCFACGFEGKLYVMGGRSSFTIGNSKFVDVYNPERHSWCEMKNGCVMVTAHAVLGKKLFCMEWKNQRKLAIFNSEDNTWKMEPLPLTGSSSIGFRFGILDGKLLLFSLEEEPTCKTLLYDPNAAPGSEWQTSEIKPSGLCLCSVTVKA, encoded by the exons ATGGTAATATTATATCTGAATGTGTTAATGATCATTTCAAAAATGCCTGGATGCATTGCTGGTAAGAAGTGGTTCACAGAACCGAATATATGTTTTTCTAATTTACCCAATAAGGAAAATCAAACACTTTCTAAGAGCAAGCATTCTGTGCTCTCTGAGTTATCGGATAAGGATGATGATAGCTCGATTCTACCTCGGCTGCCTGATGATGTTTCCAAGTATTGCTTAGCACTTGTGCCTCATTCGGACCTCCCGGCTATGGCCGGTGTTTGTAAGAGATGGAGGTGTTTCATTCAGAGCAAAGAATTCATAATGGTAAGAAAATTGGCTGGCTTGGTTGAGGAATGGCTTTTCCTGTTAACTGCAGATAAAGAAGGGAAAGGAAGCCATTGGGAGGTAATGGATTGTGAGGGTCAGAATCGTCGATCTCTTCCACCAATGCCTGGTCCAACAAAGGCTGGATTTGGGGTGGTGGTTGTTAATGGGAAGCTACTTGTCATGGCTGGCTATTCAGTTATTGATGGAACTGCCACTGCCTCAGCAGAGGTTTACCAATACAATTCTTGTGTCAACAG TTGGAGCAGGTTATCAAACATGAATGTGGCTCGATATGACTTTGCTTGCGCTGAGGTCAACGGCTTGGTGTACGCTGTTGGAGGCAACGGAGTAGATGGCGACAGCCTCTCCAGTGTGGAGGTCTATGATTCAGAAACTGACAAGTGGACATTGATTGAGAGCCTTCGTCGGCCGAGACGAGGTTGCTTCGCGTGTGGATTCGAGGGGAAGCTCTACGTGATGGGTGGGAGGTCGAGTTTTACAATTGGAAACTCAAAATTTGTTGATGTTTACAATCCTGAAAGGCACAGTTGGTGTGAGATGAAAAATGGTTGTGTCATGGTGACTGCTCATGCAGTACTGGGAAAGAAGCTGTTCTGTATGGAGTGGAAGAATCAGAGGAAGTTGGCAATCTTCAATTCAGAGGACAATACATGGAAAATGGAGCCTCTACCTTTGACTGGGAGCTCCAGTATCGGTTTCCGGTTCGGAATTCTTGATGGTAAACTCTTGCTGTTCTCACTGGAGGAGGAACCTACATGCAAAACTTTGTTGTATGATCCAAATGCAGCCCCTGGATCGGAGTGGCAAACAAGTGAGATCAAACCATCTGGGTTATGCTTGTGCAGTGTAACAGTCAAGGCATGA